One genomic segment of Terriglobia bacterium includes these proteins:
- a CDS encoding GNAT family N-acetyltransferase, whose amino-acid sequence MLSLRPATPEDIPLILALIRELAEYERAPEQAVARREDLLRDGWGAAPKFRVVIADWERQPAGFALFFYNYSTWQGRPGLYLEDLFVRPGFRGRGIGKALLVHLAKIAVKENCGRFQWQVLDWNQPSIDFYEALGAKKLSEWLTMRVDGDALKKLAENDLTTEDTKEHKGKVITS is encoded by the coding sequence ATGCTTTCCCTTCGCCCGGCCACTCCTGAGGACATTCCTCTGATCCTGGCGTTGATTCGCGAATTGGCCGAATACGAGCGCGCGCCCGAGCAGGCCGTCGCGCGTCGCGAGGACTTGCTGCGCGACGGCTGGGGCGCGGCGCCGAAGTTTCGAGTTGTCATTGCCGACTGGGAACGCCAACCGGCAGGCTTCGCGCTCTTTTTCTACAACTACTCCACCTGGCAGGGACGTCCGGGGCTGTACCTGGAGGACCTGTTCGTGCGGCCGGGGTTTCGCGGACGCGGCATCGGCAAGGCTCTGCTGGTGCATCTGGCGAAAATTGCCGTCAAGGAAAACTGCGGCCGCTTCCAATGGCAGGTGCTCGACTGGAACCAGCCGTCCATTGATTTCTACGAGGCTCTCGGCGCCAAGAAATTGTCCGAGTGGCTCACCATGCGCGTGGATGGGGATGCGCTGAAGAAACTCGCAGAAAACGATCTAACCACGGAGGACACGAAGGAACACAAAGGGAAAGTTATCACTTCGTGA
- the trmFO gene encoding methylenetetrahydrofolate--tRNA-(uracil(54)-C(5))-methyltransferase (FADH(2)-oxidizing) TrmFO translates to MPEQRVRIIGAGLAGCEAAWQCARRGIEVELYEMRPRRTTPAHRTADFAELVCSNSLKSNSEFTAPWLLKEEMRRADSLLMEIARHAAVPAGHALAVDRALFAAQVTEAVSHHPHIKIIREEVTTVDENAGVTIVATGPLTSDALAREIARLSGSDHLFFYDSISPIVDADSIDRSRVYLAARYGKGSADYINCPMSREEYDRFYDALIAAESVEGHDWEKLNYFEACLPIEEIARRGRDTLRFGPMKPVGLADPRTGQRSYAVVQLRQENLRADSYNIVGFQNHLRFPEQDRVFRLIPGLENARFLRYGQIHRNTYLNAPALLTPALQMKAHPRVLFAGQISGVEGYVESIAMGLLAGLHAGALARGADPLPPPRPTALGSLVNYLTQSDARDFQPGNITFDLLPSLEKKVRDRAVRHRLQCERALAELDTWLHEVEKRFLPQRAESPTPLGPTLVGMNPQR, encoded by the coding sequence ATGCCCGAACAGCGAGTAAGAATCATCGGGGCCGGTCTCGCCGGATGCGAGGCGGCGTGGCAGTGTGCCCGCCGCGGCATCGAGGTCGAGCTTTACGAGATGCGCCCGCGACGGACCACGCCCGCGCATCGGACCGCCGATTTCGCGGAGTTGGTCTGCTCCAACTCGCTCAAGTCGAATTCGGAATTCACCGCGCCCTGGCTGCTCAAGGAGGAAATGCGGCGCGCCGACTCGCTGCTCATGGAGATCGCGCGGCATGCCGCCGTCCCCGCCGGGCACGCCCTCGCGGTGGACCGCGCCCTCTTCGCGGCGCAGGTCACCGAGGCCGTCTCCCACCACCCGCACATCAAGATCATCCGCGAGGAAGTCACTACGGTTGACGAAAACGCCGGCGTGACCATTGTTGCCACCGGCCCGCTGACGTCGGACGCCCTGGCGCGCGAGATCGCCCGCCTCAGCGGCAGCGATCACCTGTTCTTTTATGACTCGATCAGCCCCATTGTTGACGCCGACTCGATTGACCGGTCGCGCGTGTATCTCGCCGCCCGCTACGGCAAAGGCTCCGCTGACTACATCAATTGCCCCATGTCGCGCGAGGAGTACGACCGCTTCTACGACGCGCTCATCGCGGCCGAGTCGGTCGAGGGCCACGACTGGGAAAAGCTAAACTATTTCGAAGCCTGCCTGCCGATCGAGGAGATTGCGCGCCGTGGCCGCGACACGCTGCGCTTCGGCCCCATGAAACCGGTTGGCCTGGCCGACCCGCGCACCGGACAACGCTCCTACGCCGTGGTGCAGTTGCGCCAGGAAAACCTGCGCGCCGACTCCTACAACATCGTCGGGTTTCAGAACCATTTGCGCTTTCCCGAGCAGGACCGCGTCTTCCGCCTGATCCCCGGCTTGGAAAACGCCCGTTTCCTGCGGTACGGGCAAATCCACCGCAATACCTACCTGAACGCGCCCGCGCTGCTTACCCCGGCGCTGCAGATGAAGGCGCACCCGAGGGTGCTTTTCGCCGGACAGATTTCAGGCGTGGAAGGCTACGTCGAATCCATTGCCATGGGATTGCTGGCCGGCTTGCACGCTGGCGCGCTGGCGCGCGGCGCCGATCCGCTGCCCCCGCCGCGTCCGACTGCGTTGGGTTCGCTGGTGAACTACCTTACGCAAAGCGACGCGCGCGACTTCCAGCCCGGCAATATCACCTTCGATTTATTGCCGTCGCTGGAAAAGAAAGTCCGCGACCGCGCCGTCCGTCACCGCCTGCAATGCGAACGCGCCCTGGCGGAGCTGGATACCTGGCTGCATGAAGTCGAGAAGCGATTTCTACCGCAGCGCGCCGAATCTCCTACCCCCTTGGGCCCGACCCTCGTCGGGATGAACCCCCAACGATGA
- a CDS encoding DUF2393 family protein gives MPRASDNPSRMGTGGVFSQPHVEPEGRRWLPVAIGAVIIVVAVAAIWIFGRPAKRPAAAAIDPYAEYLLISELKLSAATNFVGVSVSYLDGKIANAGSKTVTGVTVEVVFRNSLGQIVQRETLPLMLYHTGLAGIPDVAPLSAAPLTPNQTRDFRLTFEHISADWDQGYPELRFVRIQTQ, from the coding sequence GTGCCGCGCGCAAGCGACAATCCTTCGCGTATGGGCACAGGGGGCGTTTTCTCGCAGCCGCATGTCGAGCCAGAGGGACGGCGCTGGCTGCCGGTGGCGATTGGCGCGGTGATTATTGTCGTCGCGGTGGCGGCGATATGGATCTTCGGCCGGCCGGCCAAGCGGCCCGCGGCAGCCGCGATTGATCCCTACGCCGAGTACCTGCTCATCTCGGAGCTGAAGCTGAGCGCGGCGACCAACTTTGTCGGCGTCAGCGTCAGCTACCTCGACGGGAAGATTGCCAATGCCGGCAGCAAGACCGTGACCGGAGTGACCGTCGAGGTGGTCTTCCGCAATTCCCTGGGACAGATCGTCCAGCGCGAGACCCTGCCGCTGATGCTCTACCACACCGGGCTGGCAGGCATTCCCGACGTCGCCCCGCTCAGCGCCGCCCCGCTCACGCCCAACCAGACCCGCGACTTCCGGCTGACCTTCGAACACATCTCGGCAGACTGGGACCAGGGATACCCGGAGCTGCGGTTTGTGCGAATCCAGACGCAGTAA
- a CDS encoding RDD family protein, with amino-acid sequence MSEERFSASLEDVRASGGTARERQREPEWNLVAAMASAPPTYAEDGQIRGTELAGAQGGAESREANRGVDEGAFWRNEVASRVESYRARRRRPIRERSLPLDFERAVNREMTLGELSGSREEEYRVPGTEYRAEPAGDETSEVGLGVQEVEEAQESKIIEFPRQALLPVMPPSIEELAEPIMDRPRILEAPEEVDTASPLSDISVAPEEEQPAVEFELPLQVAPMSQRVFAGLLDALIVLVGATVFVVIVLKAGVPMPPARAGFLFAMAASCVFWAIYEYLFLVYAGITPGMQMAHLRLITFDGGPARRHARRGRCVAMVLSTLSLGLGLVWALLDEDTLCWHDRITRTYVVAGG; translated from the coding sequence TTGAGCGAGGAGCGGTTCTCCGCCAGCCTGGAAGACGTGCGCGCGTCCGGGGGGACGGCACGCGAACGGCAGCGCGAGCCGGAGTGGAATCTGGTGGCGGCGATGGCGAGTGCGCCTCCCACGTATGCCGAAGACGGGCAGATCCGGGGCACCGAGTTGGCAGGAGCGCAGGGCGGAGCGGAATCGCGGGAGGCGAATCGGGGCGTGGACGAAGGGGCATTCTGGAGAAACGAAGTGGCGTCGCGGGTGGAGAGTTACCGCGCGCGCCGGCGGCGTCCCATTCGCGAACGGTCGCTGCCGCTGGATTTCGAGCGTGCCGTCAACCGCGAGATGACGCTTGGGGAACTCTCCGGCAGCCGGGAAGAAGAGTACCGAGTACCTGGTACCGAGTACCGAGCGGAACCGGCCGGCGATGAGACCAGCGAGGTAGGACTCGGGGTGCAGGAGGTGGAGGAAGCTCAGGAATCCAAGATCATCGAGTTTCCGCGCCAGGCGTTGCTGCCGGTGATGCCGCCGTCCATCGAGGAACTGGCGGAGCCGATCATGGACCGCCCGCGCATCCTGGAAGCGCCGGAAGAGGTCGATACCGCCTCACCGCTCTCGGATATCAGCGTGGCGCCGGAAGAAGAGCAACCGGCGGTCGAATTCGAATTGCCCCTGCAGGTCGCGCCCATGTCGCAGCGCGTCTTCGCCGGCCTGCTGGACGCCTTGATCGTGTTGGTGGGAGCGACGGTGTTCGTCGTGATCGTGCTCAAGGCGGGGGTGCCGATGCCGCCGGCGAGAGCCGGGTTCCTGTTCGCCATGGCCGCATCCTGCGTCTTCTGGGCAATCTACGAATACCTGTTCCTGGTCTATGCCGGCATCACACCGGGCATGCAGATGGCGCACCTGCGGTTGATCACGTTTGACGGTGGGCCGGCGCGCCGCCACGCCCGCCGCGGCCGCTGCGTCGCCATGGTGCTGTCAACCCTGTCGCTCGGACTCGGACTGGTCTGGGCCCTGCTCGACGAGGACACACTCTGCTGGCACGACCGCATCACCAGAACCTACGTGGTGGCCGGGGGATAG
- a CDS encoding APC family permease: protein MSLAENSKIKRPAVPVFIATTVMLSFISFWRVAAVVLADLGSSAYYAGGDAEKVIGKSAPWFILAVMLFSYAVRAIYIESSSMFVRGGVYRVVKEALGPTLAKFSVSALLFDYILTGPISAVSAGQYLAGFVEDLAKYAGHSVKFNQDYFAAGFAVIVCAYFWWKNIQGMHESSDKAMQIMKITTVMVVILIAWSLITIISRGSHLPPLPSHANFKLDTETWGWLRGTWAQSITLIILLVGFGHSVLAMSGEETLAQVNREIESPKLKNLERAGLVIFLYSLLFTGLVSFFAVMIIPDDVRPNFFANLIGGIAIYLAGPELPKLIFHGFVVLVGALILSGAVNTAIVGANGVLNRLAEDGVLMPWFQRPQKRYGTSFRLINMVVGLQILTIIISRGNVYLLAALYAFGVIWSFAFKALAVLVLRYTEPENREWKVPGNLRIGGHEVPLGLVGIALVLFATAIVNLFTKQEATIAGIAFSLVFFGIFTFSERHTLRQQKGRHGVLEQFRVFADPELDNQQVRVRPGNVLVPVRDPSLYYLRDILRRTDTPKQDVVVMTARLSPREHSFSGNRMYEAKEIFDTYEQELFSRVVAVAEKEGKPVSLLVVPGTDVFDTIMLTAQRLEASKIVCGLSTRLTADQQAKLIGDAWERLPEPKPRATVEIVAPDGSRKEYLLGPHAPRLRDEDLALMHQLWLQLTGDAGYSGLHHYDVVGLALKELERELTGPDRDRLLALLRQEMEKRSGGAPGAPTDS, encoded by the coding sequence ATGTCGCTAGCCGAGAATTCGAAGATCAAACGCCCGGCGGTTCCGGTGTTCATCGCCACCACGGTGATGCTGAGCTTCATCAGCTTCTGGCGAGTGGCGGCGGTGGTCCTGGCGGACCTCGGTTCGTCCGCGTATTACGCCGGCGGCGACGCGGAGAAGGTGATCGGCAAGAGCGCGCCCTGGTTCATCCTGGCGGTGATGCTGTTCAGCTACGCCGTGCGCGCCATCTATATCGAATCCAGCAGCATGTTCGTGCGTGGCGGCGTGTACCGCGTGGTCAAGGAAGCGCTCGGCCCCACGCTGGCCAAGTTCTCGGTTTCGGCCCTGCTGTTTGACTACATCCTGACCGGCCCGATCAGCGCCGTATCGGCCGGGCAGTACCTGGCGGGCTTTGTTGAGGACCTGGCCAAGTACGCCGGCCACAGCGTCAAATTCAACCAGGACTACTTCGCCGCCGGTTTTGCCGTCATTGTCTGCGCGTATTTCTGGTGGAAGAACATCCAGGGGATGCACGAGTCCAGCGACAAAGCCATGCAGATCATGAAAATCACCACCGTCATGGTGGTGATTTTGATTGCGTGGTCGCTGATCACCATCATCAGCCGCGGCTCGCACCTGCCGCCGCTGCCGTCGCACGCCAATTTCAAGTTGGACACGGAAACCTGGGGCTGGTTGCGCGGCACGTGGGCGCAGAGCATTACCCTGATTATCCTGCTGGTCGGCTTCGGGCACTCCGTGCTCGCCATGAGCGGCGAGGAAACGCTCGCCCAGGTCAACCGCGAAATCGAGAGTCCCAAGCTCAAGAACCTGGAACGCGCCGGGCTGGTCATCTTCCTGTACAGCCTGCTGTTCACCGGCCTGGTTTCGTTCTTCGCGGTCATGATCATCCCCGACGATGTCCGTCCTAACTTTTTCGCCAACCTCATCGGCGGCATCGCCATTTACCTGGCGGGGCCCGAGCTGCCCAAGCTGATCTTCCACGGCTTCGTGGTGCTGGTTGGAGCGCTCATCCTGTCGGGCGCTGTGAACACCGCGATCGTCGGCGCCAACGGCGTGCTCAACCGCCTGGCCGAAGACGGCGTCCTGATGCCCTGGTTCCAGCGCCCGCAAAAGCGCTACGGCACCAGCTTCCGCCTGATCAACATGGTGGTCGGCCTCCAGATCCTGACCATCATTATCAGCCGCGGCAACGTGTACCTGCTGGCCGCGCTCTACGCTTTCGGCGTGATCTGGAGCTTCGCGTTCAAGGCGCTGGCTGTCCTCGTACTCCGCTATACCGAGCCGGAGAACCGCGAGTGGAAGGTGCCCGGCAACCTACGCATTGGCGGACACGAAGTGCCTTTGGGCCTGGTTGGCATTGCGCTGGTGCTGTTTGCCACGGCCATCGTCAACCTGTTTACCAAGCAGGAGGCGACCATCGCCGGAATCGCCTTCTCGCTGGTGTTTTTTGGCATTTTCACCTTCAGCGAGCGCCACACACTCCGCCAGCAGAAGGGCAGGCACGGGGTGCTCGAGCAGTTCCGCGTCTTTGCCGATCCCGAACTCGATAACCAGCAAGTCCGCGTCCGCCCCGGCAACGTGCTCGTCCCGGTTCGCGATCCCAGCCTCTATTACCTGCGCGACATCCTGCGCCGCACCGACACCCCCAAGCAGGACGTCGTGGTCATGACCGCGCGCCTCTCCCCGCGCGAACACTCCTTCAGCGGCAACCGCATGTACGAGGCCAAGGAGATCTTCGATACCTATGAGCAGGAGCTGTTCTCGCGGGTGGTTGCCGTCGCGGAAAAAGAGGGCAAGCCGGTGTCGCTGCTGGTAGTGCCCGGCACCGACGTCTTCGACACCATCATGCTGACGGCGCAGCGGCTGGAAGCATCGAAAATCGTCTGCGGCCTGTCCACCAGGCTCACCGCCGACCAGCAGGCCAAGCTGATTGGCGACGCCTGGGAGCGCCTGCCCGAGCCCAAGCCGCGCGCCACCGTGGAGATCGTCGCGCCCGACGGCAGCCGCAAGGAATACCTGCTCGGCCCGCACGCGCCACGCCTGCGGGATGAGGACTTGGCGCTCATGCACCAGCTCTGGCTGCAGCTTACCGGCGATGCCGGCTATTCCGGCCTGCACCACTACGACGTGGTCGGCCTGGCGTTGAAGGAACTGGAGCGCGAGTTGACCGGCCCCGATCGCGACCGCCTGCTCGCCCTGCTGCGCCAGGAAATGGAGAAACGCTCCGGCGGCGCCCCGGGAGCGCCAACGGATAGCTGA
- the ligA gene encoding NAD-dependent DNA ligase LigA, translated as MATAAKTVQQKIEALRAEIRYHEHRYYVLDAPEISDAEYDRLVNELKKLEAEHPELITLDSPTQRVGGKPREGFVKVEHSSPMLSLDNAYNEQELRDWERRVHELSEQQNIDYVCELKMDGLSMALRYAAENAHARGPQNSRLQRAITRGDGSIGEDVTENVRTIRSVPLVVNPGQRPGPHKLPAEFEVRGEVILPRKAFERMNEERERQGLARFANPRNAGAGAVRVLDPNVTALRRLDFYAYFLLVNGRAYGKEHWEDLEALSAAGFKVNPKRKLAKNIDEVWEFIREWEEKRDSLPYEIDGIVVKVNRLALWNELGFTGKAPRWAIAYKYAARAGVTKIEDIKVQVGRTGKLTPVAWLQPVPIGGTTVSRATLHNMDEIERLGVKIGDWVQVERGGDVIPKVVKVVEDKDHPRGRKKFQMPERCPECDGHVVRVEGEADHRCVNANCPAKLRESILHFASRGVMNIEGMGDALVNQLVDRGLVRSVADIYDLDKDKLLGLERMGDKSAQNVLNEIEASKKLPLERVIYGLGIRFVGERTAEFLAQHFGSLDDLITAATLPDEAEAIEKLEEVEEVGPRIAASIREFFVEPKNRELVERLRKAGLQFKGKKKERGTKLAGKTFVLTGTLEKYTRDAAKKLIEDAGGKVAGSVSKKTDYVVAGAEPGSKLDKARELGVNVINEKGLEDLLGVG; from the coding sequence ATGGCCACCGCCGCCAAAACGGTGCAGCAAAAAATCGAGGCTTTGCGCGCAGAGATCCGCTACCACGAGCACCGCTACTACGTGCTCGACGCTCCCGAGATCAGCGACGCCGAATACGACCGCCTGGTCAACGAGCTGAAGAAGCTCGAGGCGGAGCACCCGGAGTTGATTACGCTCGATTCGCCGACGCAGCGCGTGGGCGGCAAGCCGCGCGAGGGCTTCGTCAAGGTGGAACACTCCTCGCCCATGCTCTCGCTCGACAATGCCTACAACGAGCAGGAGCTGCGCGATTGGGAGCGGCGCGTCCATGAACTCAGCGAGCAGCAGAACATCGACTATGTCTGCGAGTTGAAAATGGATGGCCTCAGCATGGCGCTGCGCTATGCCGCGGAAAACGCGCACGCGCGTGGGCCACAAAATTCGCGATTGCAGCGAGCCATCACGCGCGGCGACGGCTCGATCGGCGAAGACGTCACGGAAAACGTGCGCACCATCCGCTCGGTGCCGCTGGTGGTAAACCCGGGTCAGAGACCCGGGCCACACAAGCTGCCGGCGGAGTTCGAGGTCCGGGGCGAGGTCATCCTGCCGCGCAAGGCGTTCGAGCGCATGAATGAAGAGCGCGAGCGCCAGGGGCTGGCCAGGTTCGCCAACCCGCGCAATGCCGGGGCGGGCGCGGTGCGCGTGCTCGATCCCAATGTCACCGCGCTGCGGCGGCTCGACTTCTACGCCTACTTCCTGCTGGTGAACGGCCGCGCCTACGGCAAGGAGCATTGGGAAGATCTGGAGGCACTGAGCGCCGCCGGCTTCAAGGTGAACCCGAAGCGCAAGCTGGCGAAAAACATTGATGAAGTCTGGGAATTCATCCGCGAGTGGGAAGAGAAGCGCGATTCGCTGCCCTACGAGATTGACGGCATCGTGGTGAAGGTCAATCGCCTCGCGCTGTGGAACGAACTCGGCTTCACCGGCAAGGCGCCGCGCTGGGCCATCGCCTACAAGTACGCCGCGCGCGCCGGGGTGACGAAAATCGAGGACATCAAGGTGCAGGTCGGCCGCACCGGCAAGCTGACTCCCGTGGCCTGGCTGCAGCCGGTGCCGATCGGGGGAACGACCGTCAGCCGCGCCACGCTGCACAACATGGACGAGATCGAACGGCTGGGAGTGAAGATCGGCGACTGGGTGCAGGTGGAACGCGGCGGCGACGTGATCCCCAAAGTGGTCAAGGTGGTGGAAGACAAGGACCACCCGAGGGGACGCAAGAAGTTTCAGATGCCGGAGCGCTGCCCGGAATGCGACGGCCACGTAGTGCGCGTCGAGGGCGAGGCCGACCACCGCTGCGTGAACGCCAATTGTCCCGCCAAGCTGCGGGAGAGCATCTTGCACTTCGCGTCGCGCGGGGTGATGAACATCGAGGGCATGGGCGATGCGCTGGTGAATCAACTGGTGGACCGCGGCCTGGTGCGCAGCGTGGCCGACATTTACGACCTCGACAAGGACAAGCTGCTCGGCTTGGAGCGCATGGGCGACAAGTCGGCGCAGAACGTGCTCAACGAGATTGAAGCGTCCAAGAAGCTGCCGCTGGAGCGCGTGATCTATGGCCTGGGCATCCGCTTCGTCGGCGAGCGTACGGCCGAATTTCTGGCGCAGCATTTTGGGTCGCTCGACGATCTAATCACCGCGGCCACGTTGCCCGACGAGGCCGAGGCGATCGAAAAGCTGGAGGAAGTCGAGGAAGTCGGGCCGCGAATCGCCGCCAGCATCCGGGAATTTTTTGTCGAGCCGAAAAACCGCGAACTGGTGGAGCGCCTGCGCAAGGCCGGCCTGCAATTCAAGGGCAAGAAAAAGGAACGCGGAACCAAGCTCGCCGGCAAGACGTTTGTGCTCACGGGAACGCTGGAAAAATACACCCGGGACGCGGCCAAGAAACTCATCGAGGATGCGGGCGGCAAGGTGGCCGGCTCGGTCAGCAAGAAGACCGATTATGTTGTCGCCGGCGCCGAACCGGGCTCGAAGCTGGACAAAGCACGCGAACTCGGGGTAAATGTGATCAACGAGAAGGGCCTGGAAGATCTTCTGGGGGTGGGGTAA
- the lptD gene encoding LPS assembly protein LptD, translated as MTLRSRILTTAVLVCHLLLLPRLVTSEALPQQVPRLQSPVAGQEQQPPSTESLPRAQRGDRRPSTAKPHFAGPNEPGEDVTIQALQQEKAGDTYHLRGDVDIRFRRFVLRADDVTYDTATGEITATGHVVFDGGPHDEHLEADRATYNVHADSGKFHDVRGTTGARFRGKQVILTSSNPFFFTGSLVEKTGPDHFVVHHGVVTSCQLPHPKWTFEAQKITVDVGEEARMYHSTFRLGGIPIFYFPYVQHPVDRLGRQTGFLIPTIGQSSTKGTLLGEGIYWAINREMDATIGAEYFSHRGWSQHGSFRARPTDNSFFNVNYFGVLDRGIGTPKVDQGGEEVRANGEIQLPHGFRAVADIDYLSSFVFRLAFSETFTLAVNSEVRSNAFLSKAYNGYFFNLDFARYQNFESTTSGDLVTILHAPALDLSSVDHQLGRSPFFWSYDAAVQGVSRREPQFVTAPLVGRVDVEPRLAMPLVAGGWSFRPEIALRDTYYTQRLATSGVPTSGIGAILDDDVNRRAVETSLEIRPPSLSRIFQKTVKDHVLKHTIEPRIVYRYVAGVDNLPAIIRFDARDILSNTNELEYGIIHRLYAKGTKSTECTNAAEQPEQAPLAVPLPAAPEVNPRKTVAAARGCQPGPPVSREVLSWEIAQKYFFDPTFDDALVPGRRNVLTTTAEFTGIAFLTDPRRFSPVISRLRAYPGRATEVEWKLDYDTKKGFINASTTLVTHRFADFFIAGSHAYLNVPGEIFGSTTVAGPAKFNQFRWLVGYGHPNKRGISAAANVGFDINTGFLQYSAFQSSYNWDCCGVSFEYRRFALGSVRNENQFRFSLSLTNVGTFGTLRRQERLF; from the coding sequence ATGACACTCCGCTCCCGAATCCTTACCACGGCAGTGCTGGTTTGTCATCTTCTGCTGCTGCCTCGGTTAGTAACCAGCGAGGCGCTTCCTCAACAAGTCCCCAGGCTCCAGTCGCCGGTCGCCGGCCAAGAACAGCAGCCGCCATCGACCGAGAGCCTGCCCCGAGCGCAGCGAGGGGACCGTCGACCGTCGACCGCAAAGCCCCATTTCGCCGGCCCCAACGAACCCGGCGAAGACGTCACCATCCAGGCGCTGCAGCAGGAAAAAGCGGGCGACACTTATCACCTGCGGGGCGACGTGGACATCCGCTTCCGCCGGTTTGTCCTGCGCGCCGACGACGTGACCTACGACACCGCGACCGGGGAAATCACCGCCACCGGGCACGTCGTTTTCGATGGCGGTCCCCACGATGAGCATCTCGAAGCGGACCGCGCCACCTACAACGTTCATGCCGACAGCGGGAAGTTTCACGATGTCCGCGGCACCACCGGCGCTCGCTTTCGCGGCAAACAGGTGATTCTGACTTCCTCGAACCCTTTCTTCTTCACCGGGTCGCTGGTGGAGAAAACCGGCCCCGACCACTTTGTGGTGCACCATGGCGTGGTCACTTCGTGCCAGCTTCCGCATCCCAAGTGGACCTTCGAGGCGCAGAAAATCACGGTGGATGTGGGCGAGGAAGCCCGCATGTACCACAGCACCTTCCGCCTGGGCGGCATCCCGATTTTCTATTTTCCCTACGTCCAGCATCCGGTGGACCGGTTGGGCAGGCAAACCGGGTTCCTGATTCCCACCATCGGGCAATCGTCCACTAAGGGCACGCTTCTGGGCGAAGGAATCTATTGGGCGATCAACCGCGAAATGGACGCCACCATCGGCGCCGAGTACTTCTCGCACCGTGGGTGGTCGCAGCATGGCAGCTTCCGCGCCCGCCCCACCGACAACTCCTTCTTCAACGTCAATTATTTCGGCGTGCTCGACCGCGGTATTGGCACGCCCAAGGTGGACCAGGGGGGCGAGGAAGTTCGCGCCAACGGAGAAATCCAGTTGCCGCACGGCTTCCGCGCCGTCGCCGACATTGATTACCTCAGTTCGTTCGTGTTCCGGCTGGCCTTTTCCGAGACCTTCACCCTGGCCGTGAATTCCGAAGTCCGCTCCAACGCGTTTCTCTCCAAGGCGTACAACGGGTACTTCTTCAATCTCGATTTCGCGCGCTACCAGAACTTTGAAAGCACCACGAGCGGCGACCTGGTGACCATCCTGCACGCCCCCGCCCTCGATCTGTCGAGCGTGGACCATCAGCTTGGGCGCTCGCCTTTTTTCTGGTCCTACGATGCGGCGGTGCAGGGCGTGTCGCGGCGCGAGCCGCAGTTCGTGACCGCGCCGCTGGTCGGGCGGGTGGACGTCGAGCCACGCCTGGCGATGCCGCTGGTCGCCGGCGGATGGAGCTTCCGGCCCGAGATCGCGCTGCGCGACACCTACTACACGCAGCGGCTGGCAACCTCCGGCGTGCCCACCAGCGGCATCGGCGCCATCCTGGACGACGATGTCAACCGGCGCGCCGTCGAAACCTCGCTCGAGATACGCCCGCCCTCGCTGTCGCGCATCTTTCAGAAAACGGTGAAGGATCACGTCCTCAAGCACACCATCGAGCCGCGCATTGTCTATCGCTACGTCGCGGGCGTCGACAACCTGCCGGCCATCATCCGCTTCGACGCGCGCGACATCCTCAGCAATACCAACGAGCTCGAGTACGGCATCATTCACCGCTTGTACGCCAAAGGCACGAAGTCCACCGAGTGCACCAACGCCGCCGAGCAGCCCGAGCAGGCGCCGCTGGCGGTGCCGCTGCCCGCCGCCCCGGAAGTGAATCCGCGGAAAACTGTGGCCGCCGCGCGAGGCTGCCAGCCGGGCCCGCCGGTGTCGCGCGAGGTATTGAGCTGGGAAATTGCGCAGAAATATTTCTTCGATCCGACCTTCGACGACGCGCTCGTCCCCGGCCGGCGCAACGTGCTGACCACGACCGCGGAATTCACCGGGATCGCCTTCCTCACCGACCCGCGCCGCTTTTCGCCGGTGATTTCCCGGCTGCGCGCCTACCCCGGCCGCGCCACCGAGGTCGAGTGGAAGCTCGACTACGACACCAAGAAGGGATTCATCAACGCCAGCACCACCCTGGTGACGCACCGCTTCGCCGATTTCTTCATCGCCGGAAGCCACGCCTACCTCAACGTGCCGGGAGAAATATTCGGTTCCACAACCGTCGCCGGGCCCGCCAAGTTCAACCAGTTTCGCTGGCTGGTCGGATACGGCCATCCCAACAAGCGCGGCATCAGCGCCGCCGCCAATGTCGGATTCGACATCAACACCGGGTTCCTGCAGTACTCGGCGTTCCAGAGCAGCTACAACTGGGATTGCTGCGGCGTCAGCTTCGAATACCGGCGCTTCGCGCTGGGGTCGGTGCGCAATGAAAACCAGTTCCGCTTTTCGTTGTCGCTCACCAATGTCGGGACCTTCGGTACACTGCGGCGCCAGGAAAGACTGTTCTGA